The Miltoncostaea oceani genome includes a region encoding these proteins:
- a CDS encoding ABC transporter permease — protein sequence MSTTDRIAIAVEPAPGRAPRRPWSRLPLLLLPLLGLAVWQAVIWVASPREWLLPSPGAVAEVLWTDRDRLWFHAQATIAEAAVGFALAAVLGTALAVAIASSPHVERTLYPWIVASQAIPILAVAPLVAVWLDYGTAQVMVAFVIAFFPVVVTGVDGLRSVDPALGAAVRTLGASRGWVFRRVTMPAALPVLFSGLRMAAVFAVTGAVVAEYVGADRGLGYLSEFSTAEFRTARSFAAIALLAAIGLAFFAAVGLAERLALPHRRHPSRPTWRRR from the coding sequence GTGAGCACCACCGACCGCATCGCGATCGCGGTCGAACCCGCCCCGGGGCGGGCGCCACGCCGGCCGTGGAGCCGCCTGCCGCTGCTGCTTCTTCCGCTCCTCGGCCTGGCGGTATGGCAGGCCGTGATCTGGGTCGCGTCGCCGCGCGAGTGGCTGCTGCCCTCGCCGGGCGCCGTCGCCGAGGTCCTCTGGACCGACCGCGACCGCCTCTGGTTCCACGCCCAGGCGACCATCGCGGAGGCGGCGGTCGGCTTCGCCCTCGCCGCGGTGCTGGGCACGGCGCTCGCCGTGGCGATCGCGTCGTCGCCCCACGTCGAGCGGACCCTCTACCCGTGGATCGTCGCCAGCCAGGCCATCCCGATCCTGGCGGTCGCCCCCCTCGTCGCCGTCTGGCTCGACTACGGCACCGCCCAGGTGATGGTCGCGTTCGTGATCGCGTTCTTCCCGGTCGTCGTCACGGGTGTGGACGGCCTGCGGTCCGTCGATCCCGCCCTCGGGGCGGCGGTCCGCACCCTCGGCGCGTCACGGGGGTGGGTGTTCCGCCGGGTGACGATGCCGGCCGCCCTGCCCGTCCTGTTCTCGGGGCTGCGGATGGCCGCGGTCTTCGCCGTGACGGGCGCCGTCGTGGCGGAGTACGTCGGCGCCGACCGCGGGCTCGGCTACCTGTCGGAGTTCTCGACCGCCGAGTTCCGCACCGCCCGCAGCTTCGCCGCGATCGCCCTGCTCGCCGCGATCGGACTCGCCTTCTTCGCCGCCGTCGGCCTCGCCGAACGGCTCGCCCTCCCCCACCGCCGCCACCCCTCCCGCCCCACCTGGAGACGCCGATGA
- a CDS encoding ABC transporter ATP-binding protein — MTDAAPAIEARDLTLSLGGTAVLDRFDLRVAPGEMVALVGPSGCGKSTLLAVLAGLREPDAGRVLIDGRDDPGRLGRLTLMPQHDALLPWRTLIENVGLGPALAGADRDAARETARRTLARFGLAGFEEHYPHALSGGMRQRAALARTLLGGARGWLLDEPFGALDALTRADLQGVLSRAWSQDRPSALLVTHDLDEALLLADRVLVCGPRPARVVAEVVVDLPRPRTIDDTARADFAALRGDLLAALRGAGALT, encoded by the coding sequence GTGACTGACGCCGCCCCCGCGATCGAGGCCCGCGACCTCACCCTGTCCCTCGGCGGCACGGCGGTGCTCGACCGGTTCGACCTGCGGGTCGCCCCCGGGGAGATGGTCGCCCTGGTCGGGCCGTCGGGCTGCGGCAAGAGCACCCTCCTCGCGGTGCTCGCCGGCCTGCGCGAACCCGACGCGGGCCGGGTGCTCATCGACGGTCGCGACGACCCCGGGCGCCTCGGCCGGCTGACGCTGATGCCCCAGCACGACGCCCTGCTGCCGTGGCGGACCCTGATCGAGAACGTCGGCCTCGGCCCCGCCCTCGCCGGCGCCGACCGCGACGCGGCCCGCGAGACCGCCCGCCGCACGCTCGCCCGCTTCGGCCTCGCCGGGTTCGAGGAGCACTACCCGCACGCCCTCTCCGGCGGGATGCGCCAGCGGGCGGCCCTCGCCCGGACGCTGCTGGGCGGCGCCCGCGGGTGGCTCCTCGACGAGCCGTTCGGCGCCCTCGACGCGCTCACCCGCGCCGACCTGCAGGGCGTGCTGTCGCGTGCCTGGTCGCAGGACCGCCCGAGCGCCCTCCTCGTGACCCACGACCTCGACGAGGCCCTCCTGCTGGCGGACCGGGTGCTCGTCTGCGGCCCGCGCCCCGCCCGCGTGGTGGCGGAGGTGGTCGTCGACCTGCCCCGTCCGCGGACGATCGACGACACCGCCCGCGCCGACTTCGCCGCCCTGCGCGGGGACCTCCTCGCCGCGTTGCGCGGCGCGGGGGCGTTGACGTGA
- the thiL gene encoding thiamine-phosphate kinase, whose product MPELALIERIARRTALRPGTSLGIGDDAAVLALGDEAVATHDMLVEDVHFRRGTISPRDLGAKALAVNVSDIAAMGAVPVGVLVGLGLPPGITDEEVDDLYAGMEEVAAAHGVTVAGGDVTSAPVLVLAVTALGRAAPGVAPLRRSGARDGDLLCVTGPLGAAAAGLLLLEDPDLATGLLERDALVAAHRRPCPRVAAGLALAAGGATAMLDLSDGLGLDARRMAVASGLRARIDLPAVPVAAGVGAVALAAGRDPLLLAATGGEDYELLAAVPPERLGTLRAAVGDLHVVGALGGGAPGVDLVDADGTERPVGRLGWTHGD is encoded by the coding sequence ATGCCGGAGCTCGCGCTCATCGAGCGCATCGCGCGACGCACCGCCCTCCGCCCGGGGACGTCCCTCGGCATCGGTGACGACGCCGCGGTGCTCGCCCTCGGCGACGAGGCGGTCGCCACCCACGACATGCTCGTCGAGGACGTTCACTTCCGCCGCGGGACGATCTCGCCGCGCGACCTCGGCGCGAAGGCGCTCGCGGTGAACGTGTCCGACATCGCGGCGATGGGCGCGGTCCCGGTGGGGGTGCTCGTCGGGCTCGGGCTGCCGCCCGGCATCACCGACGAGGAGGTCGACGACCTCTACGCCGGGATGGAGGAGGTCGCTGCCGCCCACGGCGTGACCGTCGCCGGCGGCGACGTCACGTCCGCGCCGGTGCTGGTGCTCGCGGTCACGGCCCTCGGCCGGGCCGCCCCCGGGGTCGCGCCGCTGCGGCGCTCGGGCGCACGGGACGGGGACCTCCTCTGCGTCACCGGTCCCCTCGGCGCCGCCGCGGCGGGGCTCCTGCTGCTCGAGGACCCGGACCTCGCCACGGGCCTGTTGGAACGCGACGCGCTCGTCGCCGCCCACCGCCGCCCCTGCCCCCGTGTCGCAGCGGGTCTCGCGCTCGCCGCGGGCGGCGCGACGGCGATGCTGGACCTCTCGGACGGGCTCGGGCTCGACGCCCGGCGGATGGCCGTCGCCAGCGGCCTGCGCGCACGCATCGACCTGCCGGCCGTCCCCGTGGCGGCGGGCGTCGGCGCCGTCGCCCTCGCGGCGGGACGCGACCCGCTGCTCCTGGCGGCGACGGGCGGCGAGGACTACGAGCTGCTGGCCGCCGTCCCGCCGGAGCGCCTCGGCACGCTGCGGGCCGCGGTCGGCGACCTGCACGTCGTCGGCGCCCTCGGCGGGGGCGCCCCCGGGGTCGACCTGGTCGACGCGGACGGCACCGAACGCCCCGTCGGCCGTCTCGGGTGGACGCACGGTGACTGA
- a CDS encoding chemotaxis protein CheW — protein MSAESGIDEGRRLVVFHLGDEEYGVPITLVQEIIRHTPPRPVPGSAPHVQGVINLRGRIIPVIDLRSRFGIAGDRPADAKVVITTVDGVTIGVVVDEVREVLTLGADVFEPAPAGTDADGHVEAVAKLDGRLVVVLDLVRLLHEGALAA, from the coding sequence GTGAGCGCGGAGAGCGGCATCGACGAGGGGCGTCGCCTGGTGGTGTTCCACCTCGGCGACGAGGAGTACGGGGTGCCGATCACCCTCGTGCAGGAGATCATCCGCCACACGCCCCCGCGGCCGGTCCCCGGCAGCGCGCCCCACGTCCAGGGCGTCATCAACCTGCGTGGCCGGATCATCCCCGTCATCGACCTCCGCAGCCGCTTCGGCATCGCCGGTGACCGCCCCGCCGACGCGAAGGTCGTGATCACCACGGTCGACGGCGTGACGATCGGCGTCGTCGTCGACGAGGTCCGCGAGGTGCTGACGCTCGGCGCCGACGTGTTCGAGCCCGCTCCCGCGGGGACGGATGCCGACGGTCACGTCGAGGCGGTCGCGAAGCTCGACGGGCGCCTCGTGGTCGTGCTCGACCTGGTCCGCCTCCTCCACGAGGGGGCGTTGGCCGCCTGA
- a CDS encoding cryptochrome/photolyase family protein: MSAPTTVVWFRRDLRVADHPALRAAVDAGPTVCLFVIDTTLLRRRHHHAPPRLRFLRAGLEALDGELRARGSRLVVREGAPSRVVPAVAEEAGATRVVVTREVSPFGRRRDDRVRRALERDRVEMVEFGGDLVVEPEDLTGTSGAGYLVFTPFSRVWRDAPLPEHVPAPREIPGPELPSEGLDRLPSGDPPLEAGPAAARRRIVEFIRDGDADGYPDHRDVPAEDRTSHLSAYLRFGMCTGAQVGRALGLPGRLTAGREAFWRQICWREFYHHHLARHPEVARVSLKPTLRGIEWDDDAADLAAWAEGSTGFPIVDAGMRQLASTGWIHNRARMIVASFLVKDLLVDWRRGETVFMQGLVDGDPANNNGGWQWTAGTGTDAAPYFRVLNPLRQAARFDPDGEYVRRFVPELRDVPTSRIHEPWRMTAEEQRGAGCRIGSDYPAPRVDHKERRELMLERYRRSREAAG, translated from the coding sequence GTGAGCGCCCCGACGACGGTCGTCTGGTTCCGCCGGGACCTCCGCGTCGCCGACCACCCCGCCCTCCGCGCCGCCGTCGACGCCGGCCCGACCGTCTGCCTGTTCGTGATCGACACGACCCTCCTGCGCCGGCGCCACCACCACGCCCCGCCGCGCCTGCGGTTCCTGCGGGCGGGCCTCGAGGCCCTCGACGGGGAGCTGCGCGCCCGCGGTTCGCGCCTCGTCGTCCGGGAGGGCGCCCCGTCCCGGGTCGTCCCCGCGGTGGCGGAGGAGGCGGGCGCGACCCGCGTCGTCGTCACACGCGAGGTGTCGCCGTTCGGCCGCCGCCGCGACGACCGGGTGCGGCGGGCCCTGGAGCGCGACCGCGTGGAGATGGTCGAGTTCGGCGGCGACCTCGTCGTCGAACCCGAGGACCTCACCGGCACCTCCGGCGCCGGATACCTCGTCTTCACGCCGTTCAGCCGCGTGTGGCGCGACGCGCCGCTGCCGGAGCACGTCCCGGCGCCCCGGGAGATCCCCGGGCCCGAGCTCCCGTCGGAGGGGCTGGACCGCCTCCCGTCCGGCGACCCACCCCTCGAGGCGGGCCCGGCGGCGGCGCGCCGGCGGATCGTCGAGTTCATCCGCGACGGTGACGCCGACGGCTACCCCGACCACCGCGACGTCCCGGCGGAGGACCGCACGTCGCACCTGTCCGCGTACCTGCGCTTCGGGATGTGCACCGGCGCCCAGGTGGGGCGGGCCCTCGGCCTGCCGGGGCGGCTCACGGCGGGCAGGGAGGCGTTCTGGCGGCAGATCTGCTGGCGCGAGTTCTACCACCACCACCTCGCACGGCACCCCGAGGTCGCCCGCGTCTCCCTCAAGCCCACCCTCCGGGGGATCGAGTGGGACGACGACGCCGCGGACCTCGCGGCGTGGGCGGAGGGCAGCACGGGGTTCCCGATCGTCGACGCCGGCATGCGCCAATTGGCGTCGACCGGGTGGATCCACAACCGCGCCCGGATGATCGTCGCCTCCTTCCTCGTGAAGGACCTCCTCGTCGACTGGCGCCGCGGGGAGACCGTCTTCATGCAGGGCCTCGTCGACGGCGACCCCGCGAACAACAACGGCGGCTGGCAGTGGACGGCCGGCACCGGCACCGACGCCGCCCCCTACTTCCGCGTCCTCAACCCCCTGCGGCAGGCCGCGCGCTTCGACCCCGACGGCGAGTACGTCCGTCGTTTCGTCCCGGAGCTCCGCGACGTGCCGACGTCGCGCATCCACGAGCCGTGGCGGATGACGGCGGAGGAGCAGCGCGGCGCCGGGTGTCGCATCGGGAGCGACTACCCGGCGCCGCGGGTGGACCACAAGGAGCGGCGCGAGCTGATGCTCGAGCGTTACCGGAGGTCCCGGGAGGCGGCCGGCTGA
- a CDS encoding SRPBCC family protein — translation MTTPSLLERSVEIEAPVEEVFAFHLDTRNAASISPRSTRILDVQGTFPVTTGARIVMRMRPFPSPIAMSWRVRIESVEPPTRIVDVAERSPFASWRHEHIFQALGPDRTLMTDRLTYALPGGPIGRLADRLLMGRQLAHAFAERHRLTKELLEARSA, via the coding sequence ATGACCACCCCCTCCCTGCTCGAGCGGTCCGTGGAGATCGAGGCCCCCGTCGAGGAGGTCTTCGCCTTCCACCTGGACACCCGGAACGCCGCGTCGATCTCACCCCGGTCGACCCGGATCCTCGACGTGCAGGGCACGTTCCCGGTGACGACGGGGGCGCGGATCGTCATGAGGATGCGGCCCTTCCCCTCCCCCATCGCGATGAGCTGGCGGGTCCGGATCGAGTCGGTGGAGCCGCCGACCCGGATCGTCGACGTCGCGGAGCGGTCGCCGTTCGCGAGCTGGCGGCACGAGCACATCTTCCAGGCGCTCGGCCCCGACCGGACCCTCATGACCGACCGCCTCACCTACGCCCTCCCGGGTGGCCCGATCGGCCGGCTCGCGGACCGCCTCCTCATGGGACGCCAATTGGCGCACGCGTTCGCCGAACGGCACCGCCTCACGAAGGAGCTGCTGGAGGCGCGGTCCGCGTGA
- a CDS encoding DUF2079 domain-containing protein codes for MATTVDPREDTGRHDRPVPPSPETDAPRSWRPDAGLLAVWALTAAWAAAFSVLSVLRYRGFSTGRFDLGNMVQAVWSTSEGRFLDTTDVSGVQFSRLGAHVDPILALFVPLWWVWSSPEALLVAQAVIVALGALPAYWLGRRWLGDTRLALAGAAVYLLLPAVQSATLFDFHPVTLAAPLLLWCIWAAEEGRWVVLTVCAGLALICQEQVGLLLVALAVWLWFRHPARRRAAVVLAVVSATWVAVAIGVIMPHFALKGGNPHIGRYSRFGEGPTDILMTFVTRPWDVAELVITPGRITYVLGLLLPLLLLPLAAPMLAAVALPQLLINVFAAWGPAQSVHYHYAVLIAPVLVAASLLGLQRLRTRPEGDPLRRLTSRSGWVAAAMVVAAIIPGIWQGPLPLWGWVPGGWGGSPLHAFTIDADARAIQCAVDLIPPGEPVSATNDAGSHLSARERIHLFPVLRDANWALVSDGRRAQGIAADRPTLRPTIPLGIRPRSKLLQKDEKWDLIYVERGIRLYRRVASVPAGQPVDPRDQPGGPSRDCS; via the coding sequence GTGGCCACAACGGTCGACCCACGGGAGGACACCGGTCGTCATGACCGGCCGGTACCGCCGTCCCCCGAGACGGACGCGCCGCGGTCGTGGCGCCCCGACGCGGGGCTGCTCGCCGTCTGGGCGCTCACCGCCGCGTGGGCCGCCGCCTTCTCGGTCCTCTCCGTCCTGCGCTACCGCGGCTTCTCGACCGGTCGCTTCGACCTCGGGAACATGGTCCAGGCGGTGTGGAGCACCTCCGAGGGACGGTTCCTCGACACCACCGACGTCTCCGGCGTGCAGTTCTCCCGGCTCGGCGCGCACGTCGACCCGATCCTCGCCCTGTTCGTCCCGCTCTGGTGGGTCTGGTCGAGCCCCGAGGCGCTGCTCGTCGCGCAGGCCGTGATCGTCGCGCTCGGCGCCCTCCCCGCGTACTGGCTGGGGCGCCGCTGGCTCGGCGACACCCGCCTCGCCCTCGCGGGAGCCGCCGTCTACCTGCTGCTGCCGGCGGTGCAGAGCGCCACGCTCTTCGACTTCCACCCCGTCACGCTCGCCGCGCCGCTGCTGCTCTGGTGCATCTGGGCGGCCGAGGAGGGCCGCTGGGTCGTCCTCACCGTGTGCGCGGGCCTCGCCCTGATCTGCCAGGAGCAGGTCGGCCTGCTGCTCGTCGCCCTGGCCGTCTGGCTGTGGTTCCGCCACCCGGCACGCCGCAGGGCGGCCGTCGTGCTCGCCGTCGTGTCGGCGACGTGGGTGGCGGTGGCGATCGGCGTGATCATGCCCCACTTCGCCCTGAAGGGCGGCAACCCCCACATCGGGCGGTACTCCCGCTTCGGCGAGGGGCCGACGGACATCCTCATGACGTTCGTGACGCGGCCGTGGGACGTCGCCGAGCTCGTCATCACCCCGGGGCGCATCACCTACGTCCTCGGGCTGCTCCTGCCGCTGCTGCTGCTGCCGCTGGCGGCGCCGATGCTGGCCGCCGTCGCCCTGCCGCAGCTCCTGATCAACGTCTTCGCGGCGTGGGGCCCGGCGCAGAGCGTCCACTACCACTACGCCGTGCTGATCGCACCGGTGCTGGTGGCGGCGAGCCTCCTCGGACTGCAGCGCCTGCGCACCCGGCCCGAGGGCGACCCGCTCCGGCGCCTCACGTCGCGGTCGGGGTGGGTCGCGGCGGCGATGGTGGTCGCGGCGATCATCCCGGGCATCTGGCAGGGACCGTTGCCGCTCTGGGGCTGGGTGCCCGGTGGGTGGGGGGGGAGCCCCCTGCACGCGTTCACGATCGACGCCGACGCCCGCGCGATCCAGTGCGCCGTCGACCTGATCCCGCCGGGGGAGCCGGTGTCGGCGACCAACGACGCGGGGTCGCACCTGTCGGCGCGTGAGCGCATCCACCTGTTCCCGGTGCTGCGCGACGCCAACTGGGCGCTCGTCTCCGACGGCCGGCGGGCGCAGGGCATCGCCGCCGACCGGCCGACGCTGCGCCCCACGATCCCCCTCGGCATCCGCCCCCGGTCGAAGTTGCTGCAGAAGGACGAGAAGTGGGACCTGATCTACGTCGAGCGCGGCATCCGCCTGTACCGGCGGGTCGCGAGCGTGCCGGCCGGCCAGCCGGTCGACCCGCGGGATCAGCCCGGGGGGCCCTCGCGGGACTGCTCGTAG
- a CDS encoding LLM class flavin-dependent oxidoreductase: MRFGVFLAPFHEPGENPTLALERDLELIVRLDELGYDEAWVGEHHSTGWETIASPELFLAVAAERTRHIRLGTGVVSLPYHHPLMVADRIVLLDHLTRGRIEFGVGPGGHLTDARMLGIAPADLRPRMAEALGVIIRLFTETEPLTVRSDWFTLTDAVLQLRPYQRPHPPIAVTSMESPAGMVLAGTHGTGVLSLTVAKGPRGPIDLAAQWRVAEEEAARHGTTVDRADWRLSLPVHVAETRREAFDDARRGAAAYLLDYAEAVTGRPRPVPGPRDLIIEQMVEAGSWVVGTPDDAVAAIERLQERSGGFGGLMCWANEWAPREKVHRSYELLARHVVPRFQDSLSGIEASNRVARARAAVTGEQRTDAVERAQRAYEQSREGPPG, encoded by the coding sequence ATGAGGTTCGGCGTCTTCCTCGCCCCGTTCCACGAGCCCGGCGAGAACCCCACGCTCGCGCTGGAGCGCGACCTCGAGCTGATCGTCCGCCTCGACGAGCTCGGCTACGACGAGGCCTGGGTCGGCGAGCACCACAGCACCGGCTGGGAGACGATCGCGTCGCCCGAGCTGTTCCTGGCCGTCGCCGCGGAGCGCACCCGTCACATCCGCCTCGGCACGGGGGTCGTGAGCCTCCCCTACCACCACCCCCTGATGGTGGCGGACCGCATCGTGCTGCTCGACCACCTCACCCGCGGGCGGATCGAGTTCGGCGTCGGACCCGGCGGGCACCTGACCGACGCCCGCATGCTGGGCATCGCCCCCGCCGACCTGCGCCCGCGGATGGCGGAGGCCCTCGGGGTGATCATCCGGCTCTTCACCGAGACCGAGCCGCTGACGGTGCGGAGCGACTGGTTCACGCTCACCGACGCCGTCCTGCAGCTGCGCCCCTACCAGCGCCCCCACCCGCCGATCGCGGTGACCAGCATGGAGTCGCCGGCGGGGATGGTGCTCGCCGGGACGCATGGCACGGGGGTGCTGTCGCTGACCGTCGCCAAGGGGCCGCGGGGCCCGATCGACCTCGCCGCCCAGTGGCGGGTGGCCGAGGAGGAGGCCGCGCGGCACGGCACCACCGTCGACCGCGCCGATTGGCGCCTGTCGCTGCCGGTGCACGTCGCCGAGACCCGCCGCGAGGCCTTCGACGACGCCCGCCGGGGCGCCGCCGCCTACCTGCTCGACTACGCGGAGGCGGTGACGGGGCGGCCGCGCCCGGTCCCCGGGCCGCGGGACCTGATCATCGAGCAGATGGTCGAGGCGGGGAGCTGGGTGGTCGGCACCCCCGACGACGCGGTCGCCGCGATCGAGCGGCTGCAGGAGCGCTCCGGCGGGTTCGGCGGGCTCATGTGCTGGGCGAACGAGTGGGCGCCGCGGGAGAAGGTCCACCGGTCGTACGAGCTGCTCGCCCGCCACGTCGTCCCCCGCTTCCAGGACTCACTGAGCGGCATCGAGGCCTCGAACCGGGTGGCCCGTGCGCGGGCCGCCGTGACGGGGGAGCAGCGCACCGACGCCGTCGAGCGGGCGCAGCGCGCCTACGAGCAGTCCCGCGAGGGCCCCCCGGGCTGA
- a CDS encoding SDR family NAD(P)-dependent oxidoreductase: MFDLDGRVAFVTGASSGLGVTFAEGLAAAGADVVLAARRVDRLEEVAERIRATGRRALPVACDVTDPAQVEAAVEAAMAEFGRIDVLVANAGAVPDGFSMPERIPHELFEQSIRVNLIGTWTTVQSVGRRMLAQGGGSIVVVSSYTGVAGVPHFPPAYQASKAALFNITQQLAASWGDRGVRVNALAPGWFPSEMTEAVLSAPVFRDRIDSQAPLGRAGRPEELLGALLLLASDASSYMTGSTITVDGGTSASVGAAPYGEELFGLHDAVMPHGLGSRVMPA; the protein is encoded by the coding sequence ATGTTCGATCTGGACGGGCGCGTCGCGTTCGTGACCGGGGCCTCGTCGGGCCTCGGGGTGACGTTCGCCGAGGGCCTGGCCGCAGCGGGGGCCGACGTGGTGCTCGCCGCGCGCCGGGTCGACCGGCTCGAGGAGGTCGCGGAGCGGATCCGGGCGACGGGGCGGCGGGCGCTGCCCGTCGCGTGCGACGTCACCGACCCCGCGCAGGTGGAGGCGGCCGTCGAGGCGGCGATGGCGGAGTTCGGCCGCATCGACGTCCTCGTCGCGAACGCCGGCGCCGTCCCGGACGGGTTCAGCATGCCGGAGCGGATCCCGCACGAGCTGTTCGAGCAGTCGATCCGGGTCAACCTGATCGGGACGTGGACCACCGTCCAGTCGGTCGGCCGCCGCATGCTCGCGCAGGGTGGCGGGTCGATCGTGGTGGTGTCGTCGTACACCGGCGTCGCCGGGGTGCCGCACTTCCCGCCGGCCTACCAGGCGTCGAAGGCGGCCCTGTTCAACATCACCCAGCAGCTCGCCGCGAGCTGGGGCGACCGAGGCGTCCGCGTCAACGCGCTCGCGCCGGGGTGGTTCCCGAGCGAGATGACCGAGGCGGTGCTGTCGGCGCCGGTCTTCCGCGACCGCATCGACTCGCAGGCGCCGCTCGGCCGGGCGGGCCGCCCCGAGGAGCTCCTCGGGGCCCTGCTGCTGCTGGCCTCCGACGCCTCCAGCTACATGACGGGCTCCACCATCACGGTGGACGGCGGGACGTCCGCGTCGGTCGGCGCGGCGCCCTACGGCGAGGAGCTGTTCGGCCTGCACGACGCCGTGATGCCGCACGGCCTCGGCAGCCGGGTCATGCCCGCCTGA
- a CDS encoding TetR/AcrR family transcriptional regulator C-terminal domain-containing protein has product MSGRRRLSRDAVLRAALTVIDEAGLEACTMRAVAAELGVEAMSLYWHVPGKDALLDGVVGMVLNEVAAEEPPDIADWRAGMAGFATTFRAVVLRHPNVVPLIAGRPLGAYAAASTMADRGIARLEAAGFDRATALRAARSVARYVVGFTLSEADRQTATPPPPTDSPRLDELLAQVAGDDPGELFAFGLELMLDGLEARLRRA; this is encoded by the coding sequence GTGAGCGGGCGCCGGCGACTCTCCCGCGACGCCGTGCTGCGCGCGGCGTTGACCGTCATCGACGAGGCCGGCCTCGAGGCCTGCACCATGCGGGCCGTCGCCGCCGAGCTCGGCGTCGAGGCGATGTCCCTCTACTGGCACGTGCCCGGCAAGGACGCGCTCCTCGACGGCGTCGTCGGGATGGTACTCAACGAGGTCGCGGCGGAGGAGCCGCCCGACATCGCCGACTGGCGCGCCGGGATGGCGGGCTTCGCGACCACGTTCCGCGCCGTCGTCCTGCGCCACCCGAACGTCGTCCCCCTCATCGCGGGGCGCCCGCTCGGCGCCTACGCGGCGGCGTCGACGATGGCCGACCGCGGCATCGCCCGCCTCGAGGCGGCGGGCTTCGACCGCGCCACCGCCCTCCGCGCGGCGCGGTCGGTCGCCCGGTACGTCGTGGGCTTCACCCTCTCCGAGGCGGACCGCCAGACGGCGACGCCCCCTCCCCCCACCGACTCGCCCCGCCTCGACGAGCTGCTCGCCCAGGTCGCGGGTGACGACCCGGGCGAGCTGTTCGCGTTCGGCCTCGAGCTGATGCTCGACGGGCTGGAGGCCCGGCTCAGGCGGGCATGA
- a CDS encoding MBL fold metallo-hydrolase, with translation MRLTLLRHATLVIEIAGHRLMVDPMLDPEGARAPVRGTPQERPNPLVPLPVTPEAAAEGVEAVLLTHTHVDHLDAAGVSALLPSDPVWFCQPEDAEDLTSIGFTDVRPVPLGDPVAWEGLTLTRTGGRHGRDEAAMQGLGPVSGFVVEAAGEPTVYLAGDTVWCPEVERAITDHSPAVIVVNAGGARFLQGGTITMEADDVIAVGTAAPGAVVVATHMEAINHCLELRADLAARVGAAGLGDRVRIPADGESVTSPV, from the coding sequence GTGCGACTGACCCTGCTGCGTCACGCCACGCTGGTCATCGAGATCGCCGGGCACCGCCTGATGGTCGATCCGATGCTCGACCCGGAGGGTGCCCGGGCGCCCGTGCGCGGGACGCCCCAGGAACGGCCGAACCCCCTCGTCCCGCTGCCGGTCACGCCGGAGGCGGCGGCCGAGGGCGTCGAGGCGGTGCTCCTCACCCACACCCACGTCGACCACCTCGACGCCGCGGGTGTCAGCGCCCTGCTGCCGTCGGACCCCGTCTGGTTCTGCCAGCCCGAGGACGCGGAGGACCTGACCTCGATCGGCTTCACCGACGTCCGCCCCGTCCCCCTCGGGGACCCGGTCGCGTGGGAGGGGCTCACCCTCACGCGCACGGGGGGCCGCCACGGCCGCGACGAGGCCGCCATGCAGGGCCTCGGGCCCGTCAGCGGCTTCGTGGTCGAGGCCGCCGGCGAGCCGACCGTCTACCTCGCGGGCGACACGGTCTGGTGCCCCGAGGTCGAGCGGGCGATCACCGACCACTCCCCCGCCGTCATCGTCGTCAACGCCGGCGGCGCGCGCTTCCTGCAGGGCGGGACGATCACGATGGAGGCCGACGACGTCATCGCGGTCGGCACCGCGGCACCCGGGGCGGTCGTCGTGGCCACCCACATGGAGGCGATCAACCACTGCCTGGAGCTGCGCGCCGACCTGGCCGCGCGGGTCGGGGCGGCCGGGCTCGGCGACCGCGTGCGCATCCCCGCCGACGGGGAGAGCGTCACGTCGCCCGTCTGA
- a CDS encoding PilZ domain-containing protein, with amino-acid sequence MSILTPTPTPIADERRQWPRLPMDADVTITGAGGRSPARTVNASERGLLLQVADIGWIAEDAALRVRIDLEGGPADVPCDVVRVEIERRWVAVRFTGPPERVERGPRRRVRKSRAAPKAARPFAEVRAELRSLAALVYEQALMDAGAAPVETLLTWADRLATELHVDGVARPPDNRALLHAMVRLSNDADRVAADPG; translated from the coding sequence ATGAGCATCCTGACGCCGACGCCGACGCCGATCGCCGACGAGCGCCGCCAGTGGCCGCGGCTGCCCATGGACGCCGACGTGACGATCACCGGTGCGGGCGGACGCAGCCCGGCGCGCACGGTGAACGCGTCCGAGCGCGGTCTGCTGCTGCAGGTCGCCGACATCGGGTGGATCGCCGAGGACGCCGCGCTGCGCGTGCGGATCGACCTCGAGGGCGGACCCGCCGACGTGCCCTGCGACGTGGTGCGCGTCGAGATCGAGCGGCGCTGGGTCGCCGTGCGCTTCACCGGCCCCCCCGAGCGCGTCGAGCGCGGTCCCCGCAGGCGGGTCCGCAAGAGCCGCGCCGCGCCGAAGGCCGCCCGGCCGTTCGCCGAGGTGCGGGCCGAGCTGCGGTCGCTGGCGGCGCTGGTCTACGAGCAGGCCCTCATGGACGCCGGCGCGGCGCCCGTCGAGACCCTCCTGACCTGGGCCGACCGCCTCGCCACCGAGCTCCACGTGGACGGGGTCGCGCGGCCGCCCGACAACCGGGCGCTCCTGCACGCCATGGTGCGCCTGTCGAACGACGCCGACCGCGTCGCCGCCGACCCCGGCTGA